The following coding sequences lie in one Trichoderma breve strain T069 chromosome 1, whole genome shotgun sequence genomic window:
- a CDS encoding GMC oxidoreductase domain-containing protein has translation MAKSKTLAVLAAISRCGLVIAAPLETAPGLTFDYVVVGGGPGGLTVATRLSEDPNVSVAIIEAGTWSESVTGNQSQVPAYDFFYNGKSANDTNPLVEWDFVTSPQAGINGQSVHYTRAKSLGGCTNLNYMGYTQTAKGALQKWADTVGDSSYAWETASKYYKKSLNFTGAIENRDLRNVTTSESPGSISVDGPLHVSYASWAQSFSTWVALAMDSEGIPSTDAFINGNLNGSSWLTSTINPTNGHRESAATAYLQPVLSRQNLKVFDLTLGERILFDANKTAVGVQVTTGNQSYTLNAKREVILSGGTFMSPQLLQVSGVGPADLLKKHNIPVVADRPGVGQNMGDHVFFGIAYRVNLETATSLEDPATMLQAEDQFNRDGTGPLSSPGGDYAGYEKIPQSLRSSFSAATLEELAEVPADWPEMQYLTLPTFVGDFESATAASPDDGFKYATLLATLIAPSSLGNVTIASPNMSDKPIINPNWLTTQRDIELVVAGFKRIRQILEAPVMGNITIGPEYYPGSAVQTDDEIHAQVQTSFNTMYHASASCRMGKSSDPDAVVDTHARVYGVKNLRVVDASAFPFVLPGLPQASVYMLAEKIADDIKNGN, from the exons ATGGCCAAATCGAAAACTCTCGCCGTCCTGGCGGCCATCTCCAGATGTGGGCTCGTTATTGCAGCTCCTCTGGAGACTGCTCCGGGTCTTACTTTCGACTACGTCGTCGTTGGTGGCGGGCCTGGTGGATTGACTGTTGCCACTCGGCTGTCTGAGGACCCCAACGTCTCAGTTGCCATTATTGAAGCTGGTACTTGGTCTGAGTCAGTGACGGGTAACCAGAGCCAAGTCCCTGCGTACGACTTCTTCTACAATGGGAAATCAGCCAATGACACGAATCCCTTGGTTGAATGGGACTTTGTCACGTCGCCGCAGGCC GGGATCAATGGACAATCCGTCCACTATACCCGCGCAAAGTCG CTCGGAGGGTGCACGAACCTGAACTACATGGGCTACACGCAGACTGCCAAGGGGGCCCTTCAAAAGTGGGCAGACACCGTGGGAGATTCGTCATACGCCTGGGAAACGGCATCGAAATACTACAAGAAGAGTCTGAACTTTACCGGGGCGATCGAAAATCGTGATCTGAGAAATGTCACGACATCTGAATCCCCTGGCTCAATCTCTGTCGACGGACCTTTGCACGTATCATATGCTTCATGGGCGCAAAGCTTCAGCACATGggtggccttggccatgGATTCGGAGGGTATCCCCTCAACCGACGCCTTTATCAACGGCAACTTGAACGGTTCTTCGTGGCTGACATCGACAATCAACCCCACCAATGGCCACAGAGagtcggcggcgacggcttATCTCCAGCCCGTGTTGAGTCGCCAAAACCTGAAGGTCTTTGACCTCACCCTTGGCGAGCGAATCCTCTTCGACGCCAACAAGACCGCAGTAGGTGTTCAAGTCACCACAGGAAACCAATCATATACTCTGAATGCGAAACGAGAGGTCATTCTATCCGGTGGGACGTTCATGTCGCCGCAATTGCTGCAAGTATCAGGCGTCGGGCCAGCGGACCTGCTAAAGAAGCACAACATTCCCGTTGTGGCAGACCGACCAGGCGTTGGTCAGAACATGGGCGATCACGTCTTTTTCGGCATTGCGTATCGTGTTAACCTCGAAACTGCGACCTCGCTAGAGGACCCTGCCACCATGCTGCAAGCCGAGGATCAGTTCAACCGCGACGGTACTGGGCCACTATCCAGCCCCGGAGGTGACTACGCTGGATACGAAAAGATCCCACAATCTCTGCGCAGCTCGTTCTCAGCCGCGACTCTCGAGGAACTAGCTGAAGTTCCTGCCGACTGGCCCGAGATGCAGTACCTGACCCTGCCTACCTTTGTCGGAGATTTCGAATCAGCCACTGCTGCTTCTCcggatgatggcttcaagtatGCAACTCTACTGGCAACCTTGATCGCTCCATCTTCGCTGGGCAACGTGACCATTGCTTCACCGAACATGTCTGATAAGCCGATCATCAACCCCAACTGGCTGACAACGCAGCGGGACATCGAGCTGGTTGTTGCTGGATTCAAGCGCATACGACAAATTTTGGAGGCCCCTGTTATGGGCAACATTACCATTGGCCCAGAATACTACCCAGGTTCCGCGGTACAGACTGACGATGAGATTCACGCTCAAGTCCAGACCAGTTTCAATACTATGTATCACGCCAGCGCTTCATGCAGGATGGGCAAGTCTAGCGACCCGGACGCAGTGGTGGATACCCACGCCCGTGTGTACGGGGTGAAGAACT TGCGCGTTGTTGATGCCTCGGCTTTCCCATTCGTCCTTCCGGGACTCCCGCAAGCCTCAGTCT ATATGTTGGCTGAGAAGATTGCTGATGACATCAAGAACGGCAACTGA
- a CDS encoding metallo-beta-lactamase superfamily domain-containing protein — protein MDSSEQPHPAGASSPLDVKVPTSSSIVDVRVLDTNTRLYLKPGVFWEPILEGFEGPNAPVYCFLVSHGSRHIIFDLGVRTDWENYAPNIVKLVKATTTVSTGEKDIASLLDDDDSDLGIRSSDIEAIVWSHSHFDHAGDPSRFPPNTQLIVGPGVKASSWPGYPSNPDGVVLDSDAAGRVVREISFDNTGLRIGRFDAFDYFGDGSFYLLNAPGHATGHMCALARTTVDPPSFVFMGADACHHPGVLRPSQYLTLPQPTSSGSQHLSSYGGCPGDLLTQLGKWKKSLREPFFHVARGPLFPDHDAALDTVAKIQELDAAGNIFVLLAHDDSLGGKLPLYPDRLNNWEGKDLGKATRWLFCKELEHVKP, from the exons ATGGACTCTTCCGAGCAGCCACATCCGGCTGGCGCCTCGTCTCCGCTTGATGTCAAGGTCCCAACATCCTCGAGTATCGTCGATGTCAGGGTTCTCGATAC CAACACGCGCCTCTACCTAAAGCCGGGGGTATTCTGGGAGCCAATCTTAGAAGGCTTCGAGGGACCCAATGCGCCCGTTTACTGCTTTCTTGTGTCTCACGGTAGCCGCCACATCATCTTTGATCTCGGGGTTCGCACCGACTGGGAGAACTATGCGCCCAATATAGTGaagctcgtcaaggccaCTACCACAGTGTCAACTGGCGAAAAGGACATTGCCTCGTTgcttgacgacgacgacagcgaCCTGGGCATTCGTAGCTCTGACATTGAGGCAATTGTTTGGTCTCATAGCCACTTTGACCACGCGGGGGATCCGTCACGGTTTCCACCCAACACACAGCTCATTGTCGGGCCCGGCGTCAAGGCAAGCTCATGGCCGGGTTACCCGTCTAACCCCGACGGTGTCGTGCTCGACAgcgatgctgctggccggGTTGTACGCGAGATCAGTTTCGACAACACAGGGCTGCGAATTGGCCGCTTTGATGCGTTCGACTATTTCGGCGATGGATCTTTCTACCTACTCAACGCCCCAGGTCATGCAACGGGGCACATGTGTGCTCTGGCACGCACGACTGTCGATCCACCGTCCTTTGTTTTCATGGGTGCCGACGCGTGCCATCACCCAGGTGTGCTGCGGCCCTCGCAGTATCTTACTCTTCCCCAGCCGACGTCTTCAGGATCACAGCATCTAAGCAGCTACGGCGGCTGTCCAGGAGATCTGCTAACACAGCTGGGtaaatggaagaagagcctCCGAGAGCCCTTTTTCCACGTGGCACGCGGGCCGTTGTTCCCTGACCATGATGCAGCCTTGGACACTGTCGCCAAGATTCAGGAACTAGACGCTGCCGGCAATATTTTCGTTCTTCTCGCACACGACGACTCCCTGGGTGGCAAATTGCCACTTTACCCAGATCGATTGAACAATTGGGAAGGAAAGGACCTGGGCAAAGCCACTCGATGGTTGTTTTGTAAAGAGCTAGAACATGTTAAGCCATAA
- a CDS encoding cytochrome p450 domain-containing protein, which produces MGVPAVLGILNGFLTQTNLIGLAGLWIAYYILWALYNISPFHPLNHIPGPKLAAATFLYEAWYDLILHGRYTHEIKRMHEIYGPVVRINPEELHFDDIAFVDEIYAGGGRKRDKQQHFLNFVAGPIVSSMFATLDHDHHRIRRSAMNKFFSRAQILKLESNIRELVDQLCDKMIRLGKQNGDPLDVTTSYSCFTSDVISGYCFGEPFGFISQETWYPNFREPLGAILGTTYVFRFFPPLKILTNIAPLFAKYMREDIAKMLAESNERMPARVRKAKQEHESGKVQDRASIFAAILGSSLPDEEKTDYRLGGEGFSMISAGTETTAWTLTVITFYLLNQPEILERLTKELQDADAISLTWVALENLPYLSAVITEGLRLSYGVTARIPRIASKENLIYQGQFNGHEVKYVIPSGTPMGMSNAINHHNEEVFPDSNVFRPERWLDIEEAQRRRMESSLTSFSKGSRVCLGMNLAYCNLFLSVVALTLRVFPRTKLYETGIDDVKYDYDLFVPMPKKESKGVRVVIN; this is translated from the exons ATGGGTGTTCCAGCTGTGTTGGGCATCCTTAATGGATTCCTTACACAGACTAATCTCATAGGCCTTGCTGGTCTGTGGATAGCGTATTATATACTCTGGGCGTTGTATAACATTTCACCCTTTCATCCTCTCAACCACATACCTGGTCCGAAGCTTGCAGCTGCAACATTCCTCTATGAAGCCTGGTATGATCTAATTCTACATGGGAGGTACACGCACGAGATTAAACGAATGCATGAGATTTATG GTCCTGTTGTGCGCATTAATCCCGAGGAGCTGCACTTTGATGACATAGCATTTGTTGATGAGATCTATGCCGGTGGAGGCCGCAAGCGTGATAAACAGCAACACTTTTTGAACTTCGTCGCTGGGCCAATCGTTTCGTCCATGTTCGCGACCCTGGATCACGATCATCATCGGATCAGACGGAGCGCGATGAACAAGTTTTTCTCACGAGCACAGATTTTGAAGCTTGAATCCAATATCAGGGAGCTCGTCGACCAACTATGTGACAAGATGATACGTTTAG GCAAACAAAATGGAGATCCATTGGACGTGACCACATCCTACAGCTGTTTTACTTCAGATGTCATTTCGGGCTACTGCTTTGGAGAGCCTTTTGGATTTATATCGCAG GAAACCTGGTATCCAAATTTTAGGGAACCTTTGGGAGCGATTCTCGGAACTACGTACGTTTTCCGTTTTTTTCCGCCTCTGAAAATTCTCACCAACATTGCTCCGCTATTTGCCAAATACATGAGAGAGGATATCGCAAAAATGTTGGCAGAGTCGAATGAGAGAATGCCTGCTCGCGTACGCAAAGCTAAACAAGAGCACGAGTCTGGCAAAGTACAGGATCGTGCGAGTATTTTTGCGGCGATACTCGGCTCCTCTTTgccagatgaagagaaaacgGACTACCGACTAGGTGGCGAAGGCTTCTCCATGATCTCGGCCGGTACTGAGACGACTGCG TGGACTCTAACTGTCATCACGTTTTACCTCCTGAATCAGCCTGAAATCCTAGAGCGGTTGACAAAAGAATTACAGGATGCAGATGCCATCAGCCTAACATGGGTTGCTCTTGAAAATTTGCCTTATCTTAGTGCAGTCATTACCGAAGGCTTGCGACTTTCCTATGGCGTCACAGCCCGAATACCCAGAATTGCATCCAAAGAAAATCTAATATACCAAGGCCAATTCAATGGCCACGAAGTCAAATATGTTATTCCATCCGGCACACCTATGGGCATGTCCAATGCTATCAATCACCACAACGAAGAAGTGTTCCCCGATTCGAATGTATTTAGGCCTGAACGATGGCTCGACATAGAGGAAGCTCAACGGCGCCGAATGGAGAGTAGCTTGACGTCGTTCTCTAAGGGCAGCAGGGTGTGCTTGGGAATGAA TCTGGCGTACTGTAACTTGTTCTTATCGGTAGTGGCTCTGACCTTGCGTGTCTTTCCGCGAACGAAATTGTATGAAACGGGTATTGATGACGTGAAATATGACTACGATTTGTTTGTTCCTATGCCTAAGAAGGAAAGCAAAGGCGTCAGGGTGGTCATAAATTAG
- a CDS encoding o-methyltransferase domain-containing protein, whose amino-acid sequence MGSSTRSVDDVLKTLNSIKPEDFAADGDRSNVLLAAYALVSRLETPWEAVARLCMNQPALEASLKVAKDLQLFEKWHERGDGPEKSDTLADLVQCDKQLFSRILRHLAVNHILQEVSASVYKPTAFSLSLLQPVFGEWINYLYDAAIPCFHRMPEYLQKTRYQTPIDPDDGVFQYAKDYKGDLFKYYADHPKEGASFNHVMGGVMANQASWVNIIPAEAFINGSDPSQPLIVDVGGNVGHDIEKFRKEFPETAARLYLEDKPGVIALSKCPDPVNKIPHDFFQPQPIKGSRVYYMHGVLHDWADEPARKILQMLRDALKPGYSKLLIHDHIVPEVSAHPHATSYDLTMMVLVAGLERTESAWHALLQSAGYKVIRVWRSPLAAQAILEAELA is encoded by the exons ATGGGATCATCCACTCGATCAGTTGATGATGTTCTCAAGACCTTGAATTCCATCAAACCAGAGGACTTCGCAGCCGATGGTGATCGAAGCAACGTCCTCCTGGCTGCGTATGCTCTTGTAAGCCGCCTTGAGACGCCCTGGGAGGCTGTTGCAAGGCTGTGTATGAACCAG CCTGCTCTTGAAGCCAGCTTGAAGGTGGCCAAAGATTTGCAGTTGTTTGAGAAGTGGCATGAGAGAGGTGATGGGCCAGAAAAAAGTGACACCTTGGCGGACCTGGTTCAGTGTGATAAGCAGCTCTTCT CTCGTATTCTGCGGCATTTGGCAGTGAACCATATTCTTCAAGAAGTTTCGGCAAGTGTGTACAAGCCTACGGccttctctctgtctctcctccagcCCGTCTTCGGGGAGTGGATCAATTATCT GTATGATGCTGCCATTCCTTGTTTCCATCGGATGCCAGAGTATCTTCAGAAAACACGTTACCAGACGCCTATAGACCCTGATGATGGCGTGTTTCAGTATGCCAAAGATTACAAGGGAGATTTGTTCAAATATTACGCAGATCATCCCAAAGAAGGCGCATCCTTCAACCATGTCATGGGAGGTGTCATGGCCAATCAGGCCAGCTGGGTGAACATCATCCCTGCTGAGGCCTTTATCAATGGTTCGGATCCTAGTCAACCGCTCATTGTTGACGTAGGAGGAAATGTTGGTCATGATATCGAGAAATTCCGCAAGGAATTTCCAGAGACGGCTGCACGGCTGTATCTGGAGGACAAGCCCGGAGTGATTGCACTGTCAAAGTGCCCTGACCCCGTGAACAAAATTCCTCACGACTTCTTCCAGCCCCAACCAATTAAAG GTTCCCGTGTCTACTACATGCATGGTGTTCTGCATGACTGGGCTGATGAGCCGGCTCGCAAGATCCTCCAAATGCTCCGGGATGCTCTGAAGCCTGGTTACAGCAAACTTCTGATTCATGATCACATAGTCCCAGAGGTCTCAGCCCACCCACATGCGACATCGTACGACTTGACCATGATGGTTTTGGTTGCAGGGCTAGAAAGGACCGAAAGCGCCTGGCATGCTTTGCTTCAGTCAGCTGGATACAAGGTCATCCGGGTATGGAGATCGCCTCTGGCAGCCCAAGCTATCCTGGAGGCCGAGTTGGCATAA
- a CDS encoding cytochrome p450 domain-containing protein, whose translation MGPVTTIFSSLDTDYRDLRAKAVAPLFSTSRLRNASLHGGVIHECVSEFVTQLASLKADCKTNHAKLDILDQCARLSLDVVTGYLLNEPYGGLAEHQQLPTEKRLNAKLSINPFIFAIVGRFSFSEEVGRCFVSMDSFARRLVSQTLEVDPTKRQDSYQTRLLAAGITPSETEVQCQAVVFAGSDSTAVKLATILFHLVQNQDCLRRLKEELQAAETEDEAVALQEQPYLLAVIKEGLRVGMANPTRMTRVVPAKGMQVGEVYIPPGTIVGVAPYIVHHDPAVFPDPFAFRPERWLEADRDNGLKRPNMDRSLLMFGAGLRACIGRNLAQKQLTETIKAVVKSSVLEGAQTCQKRIELVEWFNAEIKGHTLDIEWP comes from the exons ATGGGACCTGTAACTACCATTTTTTCGAGCCTGGACACCGATTATCGTGACTTGCGCGCCAAGGCTGTTGCGCCCCTTTTCTCAACATCTCGTCTTCGCAATGCTTCTTTACATGGAGGTGTTATCCATGAATGTGTCTCCGAGTTTGTCACCCAGCTCGCTAGTCTCAAAGCCGACTGCAAGACCAACCATGCCAAGTTGGATATCCTAGACCAGTGCGCCCGTCTCTCTCTGGACGTTGTGACTGGCTATCTGCTGAACGAGCCGTACGGTGGCCTGGCCGAGCACCAGCAACTTCCCACGGAGAAGCGGCTGAATGCCAAGCTCAGCATAAACCCATTCATATTTGCCATTGTGGG CCGCTTTAGCTTCAGCGAGGAAGTGGGCAGATGTTTTGTCAGCATGGACTCGTTTGCGCGTCGTCTAGTCAGCCAGACTCTTGAAGTCGATCCCACCAAAAGGCAAGACTCGTACCAAACTCGACTTTTGGCAGCGGGAATTACACCTTCGGAGACCGAAGTTCAGTGTCAGGCCGTCGTATTCGCCGGTTCTGACTCCACAGCCGTTAAGTTGGCCACAATTCTGTTTCATTTGGTGCAGAATCAGGACTGCCTTCGCCGACTGAAGGAAGAACTCCAGGCGGCAGAGACTGAAGACGAAGCCGTAGCCCTGCAAGAACAGCCATACCTGCTTGCCGTTATCAAGGAAGGTTTGAGAGTGGGCATGGCTAATCCGACTCGGATGACGCGTGTTGTTCCCGCCAAGGGGATGCAAGTTGGAGAAGTCTACATCCCACCAGGTACCATTGTTGGTGTTGCTCCGTATATTGTGCACCATGATCCAGCTGTATTTCCAGATCCATTTGCATTCCGGCCTGAGAGATGGCTCGAGGCCGATAGGGACAATGGGTTGAAGAGACCCAATATGGACAGGAGTTTACTTATGTTTGGAGCGGGTTTGAGAGCTTGTATAGGAAGAAACCTGGCGCAGAAACAGTTGACAGAAACCATCAAGGCCGTGGTGAAAAGCAGTGTGCTTGAAGGCGCGCAGACTTGCCAAAAGCGCATTGAGCTTGTAGAGTGGTTTAACGCCGAAATTAAGGGGCATACGCTAGACATTGAGTGGCCTTGA
- a CDS encoding aldo/keto reductase family domain-containing protein, translating into MAEPTPPTELGRLRVLSSAAGVRVSPLQLGGMSIGDAWAGMMGSMDKDAAFKLLDAFYAAGGNFIDTANNYQNEQSETWIGEWLAARKNRDSVVLATKFSMDYRSHAQGTGVPSANFAGNSRHSIHVSVRDSLKKLQTDYIDIYYVHYWDYTTSIKELMDSLHVLVQQGKVLYLGASDTPAWIVAAANTYAIDHGKTPFSIYQGRWNLLHRDFERDIIPMARQFGMALAPWDVLSGGKFQSKAELERRQKSGEALRSFAGKPAHQNPDEVKVSEALAKVAAEHGTESVTSIALAYVLSKASNVFPIVGGRKVQHLQDNIQALSIKLTPAQIEYLESVHPFNPGFPHNFIPADPNVTGKSFLIGRTNAMKFPNANQPTSI; encoded by the exons ATGGCTGAACCAACCCCTCCCACCGAGCTCGGCCGCCTCCGCGTCCTCTCTTCTGCCGCAGGCGTCCGAGTCTCCCCATTGCAGCTAGGCGGCATGTCCATTGGCGACGCCTGGGCTGGCATGATGGGCTCTATGGACAAGGACGCCGCCTTCAAGCTTCTCGATGCCTTCTACGCGGCCGGTGGTAACTTCATCGACACTGCAAATAACTACCAGAACGAACAGTCTGAGACGTGGATCGGTGAATGGCTGGCAGCCCGTAAGAATCGCGATTCTGTGGTCCTGGCAACCAAATTCAGCATGGACTATCGCAGCCACGCTCAAGGCACTGGAGTCCCATCTGCCAACTTCGCCGGCAACTCTCGCCACAGTATTCACGTCAGTGTGCGTGATTCGCTGAAGAAATTGCAGACTGATTATATTG ACATTTACTACGTTCACTACTGGGACTACACCACATCCATCAAAGAACTCATGGATTCTCTTCACGTTCTTGTTCAGCAAGGCAAAGTTTTATATCTTGGCGCATCGGATACCCCTGCTTGGAtagttgctgctgcaaacaCCTACGCCATCGACCACGGAAAGACACCTTTCAGTATCTATCAGGGCCGCTGGAACCTATTGCACCGAGACTTCGAGCGGGATATTATTCCCATGGCTCGCCAATTCGGCATGGCGCTTGCACC ATGGGACGTCCTTAGTGGCGGTAAGTTCCAGTCCAAGGCCGAGCTTGAGCGACGCCAGAAGTCGGGTGAGGCGCTTCGCAGCTTCGCAGGAAAGCCTGCCCACCAGAATCCGGACGAGGTCAAGGTAAGCGAGGCGCTGGCTAAAGTTGCTGCCGAGCATGGCACCGAGTCGGTCACGTCTATCGCGCTTGCGTACGTCTTGTCCAAGGCGTCTAACGTGTTCCCAATTGTTGGTGGCCGCAAAGTCCAACACCTCCAGGACAACATCCAAGCGCTGAGCATCAAACTTACCCCAGCGCAAATCGAATACCTCGAGAGCGTCCACCCCTTCAACCCTGGTTTCCCGCACAACTTCATCCCGGCGGACCCCAACGTCACTGGCAAGTCGTTCCTGATCGGCCGTACAAATGCCATGAAATTCCCGAATGCAAACCAGCCAACGTCTATATAA